In Paracoccus sp. SMMA_5_TC, the following are encoded in one genomic region:
- a CDS encoding DUF1028 domain-containing protein produces MTFSLVARCADTGMFGVAISSSSPAVAARCPFVRAGVGAVATQNVTDPGLGPLALDLMQQGLSAPEALAEVRLRGCFIEYRQVLAVDALGRTAIHSGPNSLGIWADAQAQDVASGGNLLANDGVPQAIVDSFLSSTGHIGDRLIAAMRAGLAAGGEAGPVHSAGLKIADRLAWPVADLRCDWTEDCPIDALARLWDIYKPQLEAYVQRAIDPREAPSYGVPGDE; encoded by the coding sequence ATGACCTTTTCGCTGGTCGCCCGCTGCGCCGACACCGGCATGTTCGGGGTCGCCATCTCATCGTCCTCGCCGGCGGTGGCGGCGCGCTGTCCCTTTGTGCGCGCCGGCGTGGGCGCGGTGGCGACGCAGAACGTCACCGACCCCGGCCTGGGGCCCCTGGCGCTGGACCTGATGCAACAGGGCCTGTCCGCCCCCGAGGCTCTGGCCGAGGTCAGGCTGCGCGGATGCTTCATCGAATACCGGCAGGTGCTGGCGGTCGATGCCCTGGGCCGGACCGCCATCCATTCTGGTCCGAATTCGCTGGGCATCTGGGCCGATGCGCAGGCGCAGGATGTCGCCTCGGGCGGCAATCTGCTGGCCAATGACGGCGTGCCGCAGGCGATCGTCGACAGCTTCCTGTCATCGACAGGCCATATCGGCGACCGGCTGATCGCCGCCATGCGTGCCGGCCTGGCCGCCGGCGGCGAGGCCGGCCCTGTCCACTCCGCCGGGCTGAAGATCGCCGACAGGCTTGCCTGGCCGGTGGCCGACCTGCGCTGCGACTGGACCGAGGACTGCCCGATCGACGCGCTTGCCCGGCTGTGGGACATCTACAAGCCGCAGCTGGAGGCTTATGTCCAGCGTGCCATCGACCCGCGCGAGGCCCCCTCGTACGGTGTTCCCGGAGATGAATGA
- a CDS encoding aldehyde dehydrogenase has protein sequence MLDHQGWKSRAAALTLRGQAFIDGKFVDALSGKTFDSINPATGAVLTRVAECDAADVDRAVSAARRAFQDGRWSRKPPGERKAVLLRLADLIRANLEELALLDSLDMGKLVRDAATIDAPGSAHFFQWYAEAIDKIYDEVAPTGPGDLAMVRRVPLGVVGAVVPWNFPLDMATWKAAAALAVGNSVVLKPAEQSPLSAIRLAELAAEAGLPDGVLNVVPGFGATAGKALGLHMDVDCLAFTGSTATGKRFMEYSGQSNLKQVWPETGGKSPNLVFADCEDLDAAADMAAFGIFFNQGEVCSANSRLYVERRIKDTFVEKLIQRAQALQPGDPLDPASKMGAIVDERQTQGIMRFIDEGRRTANLVAGGERVRIDGKGCFVQPTIFDDVRHDDPLARDEIFGPVLSVIPFDTEDEAVAMANDSIYGLAASVWTDNLSRACRVSERLHVGTVSVNCVDALSAQTPFGGMKQSGFGRDLSLHSLDKYSALKTVWIKYRG, from the coding sequence ATGCTGGACCATCAGGGCTGGAAATCCCGCGCTGCCGCGCTGACCTTGCGCGGACAGGCCTTCATCGACGGCAAGTTCGTCGATGCGCTGTCGGGCAAGACCTTCGACAGCATCAACCCGGCGACGGGCGCGGTGCTGACCCGGGTCGCGGAATGCGACGCCGCCGATGTCGACCGCGCCGTTTCCGCCGCCCGCCGTGCCTTTCAGGACGGGCGCTGGTCGCGCAAGCCCCCCGGCGAACGCAAGGCGGTGCTGCTGCGGCTGGCCGACCTGATCCGCGCAAACCTGGAAGAGCTGGCGCTGCTGGATAGCCTGGACATGGGCAAGCTGGTGCGCGATGCCGCCACCATCGACGCGCCCGGTTCGGCGCATTTCTTCCAGTGGTATGCCGAAGCCATCGACAAGATCTATGACGAGGTGGCGCCGACCGGGCCGGGCGATCTGGCCATGGTGCGGCGGGTGCCGCTGGGCGTCGTCGGCGCGGTGGTGCCGTGGAACTTCCCGCTGGACATGGCGACATGGAAGGCGGCGGCGGCGCTGGCCGTCGGCAATTCGGTGGTGTTGAAACCGGCCGAGCAATCGCCGCTATCGGCGATCCGCCTTGCCGAACTGGCGGCCGAGGCCGGCCTGCCCGACGGGGTGCTGAACGTGGTGCCGGGCTTTGGCGCCACCGCCGGCAAGGCGCTGGGTCTGCACATGGATGTCGATTGCCTGGCCTTCACCGGCTCGACCGCGACCGGCAAGCGTTTCATGGAATATTCCGGCCAGTCGAACCTGAAGCAGGTCTGGCCCGAGACCGGCGGCAAAAGCCCCAACCTGGTCTTTGCCGATTGCGAGGATCTGGATGCGGCGGCCGACATGGCAGCCTTTGGCATCTTCTTCAACCAGGGCGAGGTCTGTTCGGCCAATTCGCGGCTGTATGTCGAACGCCGGATCAAGGACACCTTCGTCGAAAAGCTGATCCAGCGCGCCCAGGCCCTGCAACCCGGCGATCCTCTGGACCCGGCATCGAAAATGGGCGCCATCGTTGATGAGCGGCAGACCCAAGGGATCATGCGCTTCATCGACGAAGGCCGGCGCACCGCCAACCTGGTCGCGGGCGGCGAACGTGTCCGCATCGACGGCAAGGGCTGCTTCGTGCAGCCGACGATCTTTGACGATGTGCGCCACGACGATCCGCTGGCCCGCGACGAGATCTTCGGCCCGGTGCTGTCGGTCATCCCCTTCGATACCGAGGACGAGGCCGTGGCCATGGCCAACGACTCGATCTATGGGCTGGCGGCCTCGGTCTGGACGGACAACCTGTCGCGCGCCTGCCGGGTATCGGAACGTCTGCATGTGGGCACGGTGTCGGTCAATTGCGTCGATGCCCTGTCGGCGCAGACCCCCTTTGGCGGCATGAAGCAATCGGGCTTTGGCCGCGACCTGTCGCTGCATTCGCTGGACAAGTATTCGGCGCTGAAAACCGTCTGGATCAAGTATCGGGGCTGA
- a CDS encoding oxidoreductase yields MRDPRYDILFQPMQIGPVTAKNRFYQVPHCNGGGYRDPSAAAEMRGIKAEGGWGVIFTEQCEMHHTSEITPFIELRLWEDKDIPQLRKMAERMKTHGALAGIQLAYSGINGPNLYTKEVPLAPSAMPIRTFTNDPVQARALDKTDIRNLRRWFVNAARRSKLAGFDLICLYGAHGFGIFQHFLSRATNQRSDEYGGSLENRSRFVNEVIADMRDAVGDTMGITLRVSLDETIGDLGFSNAEVREFIELNRDLPDLWDLAQGSWEDCSGPSRFKDESAQEQLVRGIRELTDKPVVGVGRFTSADTMVRMIRSGTLDFIGCARPSIADPFLPRKIEEGRIEDIRECIGCNICITGDMTMSISRCTQNPTFMEEWRKGWHPEKMNPKGDSQSVLIVGSGPAGLEAARALALRGYDIAIAEARTELGGRVARERRLPGLSAWGRVLEYREYQISQRPNVETYFDSRLDADAIMEFGFQNICIATGARWRADGVSRQHVVPMPMDGSLPIFTPDDIMEGRKPRGKVVIFDDDHYYMGGVLAELLVGEGCEVTLITPSAYVSDWTMNTLEQHTIHRRLAGMGVNIILNRGVASIGGGQVVSNCVYTGALQEHGCDAVVIVASREEENGLYLDLKAREADWADAGIRSVQIIGDANAPGPIAWATYAGHRYARDLDEPDRGDDLPFRREITELAIG; encoded by the coding sequence TTGCGCGATCCCCGCTACGACATCCTGTTCCAGCCGATGCAGATCGGCCCCGTCACCGCCAAGAACCGCTTCTATCAGGTGCCGCATTGCAACGGCGGCGGCTATCGCGACCCGTCGGCCGCGGCCGAGATGCGCGGCATCAAGGCCGAAGGCGGCTGGGGGGTCATCTTCACCGAACAGTGCGAGATGCACCACACCTCGGAAATCACTCCTTTCATCGAACTGCGCCTGTGGGAGGACAAGGACATCCCGCAGCTGCGCAAGATGGCCGAACGGATGAAAACCCATGGCGCCCTGGCCGGCATCCAGCTGGCCTATTCCGGCATCAACGGCCCGAACCTTTACACCAAAGAGGTGCCGCTGGCCCCATCGGCCATGCCGATCCGCACCTTTACCAACGACCCGGTGCAGGCCCGCGCCCTGGACAAGACCGACATCAGGAACCTGCGCCGCTGGTTCGTGAATGCGGCGCGGCGCTCAAAACTGGCCGGCTTCGACCTGATCTGCCTTTACGGCGCGCATGGCTTTGGCATCTTCCAGCATTTCCTGAGCCGCGCCACCAACCAGCGCAGCGACGAATATGGCGGCAGCCTTGAAAATCGTTCGCGCTTCGTGAACGAGGTCATCGCCGACATGCGGGACGCGGTGGGCGACACCATGGGTATCACGCTGCGCGTCAGTCTGGACGAGACCATCGGCGATCTGGGCTTTTCCAATGCCGAGGTGCGCGAGTTCATCGAACTGAACCGCGACCTGCCCGACCTGTGGGACCTGGCCCAGGGCTCGTGGGAGGATTGCTCGGGCCCGTCGCGCTTCAAGGACGAGAGTGCGCAGGAACAACTGGTGCGCGGCATCCGCGAGCTGACCGACAAGCCGGTGGTGGGCGTCGGCCGCTTTACCTCGGCCGATACCATGGTGCGGATGATCAGGTCGGGAACACTGGATTTCATCGGCTGCGCCCGGCCGTCGATCGCCGATCCCTTTCTGCCCCGCAAGATCGAGGAAGGCCGCATCGAGGACATCCGCGAATGCATCGGCTGCAATATCTGCATCACCGGCGACATGACCATGTCGATCAGCCGTTGCACCCAGAACCCCACCTTCATGGAGGAATGGCGCAAGGGCTGGCACCCCGAGAAGATGAACCCCAAGGGCGACAGCCAAAGCGTGCTGATCGTCGGTTCCGGCCCGGCCGGGCTCGAGGCGGCGCGGGCGCTGGCGCTGCGCGGCTATGACATCGCCATCGCCGAGGCGCGCACCGAACTGGGCGGCCGCGTCGCCCGCGAACGCCGCCTGCCCGGCCTGTCGGCCTGGGGCCGGGTGCTGGAATATCGCGAATACCAGATCAGCCAGCGCCCCAATGTCGAGACCTATTTCGACAGCCGGCTGGACGCTGATGCGATCATGGAATTCGGCTTCCAGAACATCTGCATCGCCACTGGCGCCAGATGGCGTGCCGATGGGGTGTCGCGCCAGCATGTGGTGCCGATGCCGATGGACGGCTCGCTGCCGATCTTCACCCCCGACGACATCATGGAAGGCCGCAAGCCCCGGGGCAAGGTGGTGATCTTTGACGACGACCACTATTACATGGGCGGCGTTCTGGCCGAGCTTCTGGTCGGCGAAGGCTGCGAGGTGACGCTTATCACCCCCTCGGCCTATGTGTCGGACTGGACGATGAACACGCTGGAACAGCACACCATCCACCGCCGCCTGGCCGGGATGGGGGTCAATATCATACTGAACCGCGGCGTGGCCAGCATTGGCGGCGGACAGGTGGTTTCCAACTGTGTCTATACCGGCGCGTTGCAGGAACATGGCTGCGACGCGGTGGTGATCGTCGCCTCGCGCGAGGAGGAAAACGGGCTGTATCTGGACCTCAAGGCGCGCGAAGCCGACTGGGCCGATGCGGGCATCCGCTCGGTGCAGATCATCGGCGACGCCAATGCCCCCGGCCCGATCGCCTGGGCGACCTATGCCGGCCACCGCTATGCCCGTGATCTGGACGAACCGGACCGCGGCGACGACCTGCCCTTCCGCCGCGAGATCACCGAACTGGCGATCGGTTAG
- a CDS encoding amidohydrolase, with translation MTADLLIVNARTRPMFAAAGTTALAVADGRILALGSDAQIRDLAGPRTRIINAGGRELMPGFVESHLHLFMGGATLAMLNLGSCFGFDQARAAFRRFIDDNPGDEILFAYAVNYTIFGEDRRPDRHLLDAICADRPIALLATDLHCAWANTCALQQAGILQGGDVGPGSEIVLGADGLASGELREFAAMQKIRELSRLRGRDGLDYAGGGAVTAADRAHDQGLIARAGDFCARHGITSAVNMDGNAYQAGLMRDLALAGQMPVRVSLPLRLVAADGPEGVARIDDFGPEVPGWLRFGRVKLFMDGVYDTWTALTVSDYPDRPGFRSEPLIAPPVFDAICIEADRRGLQLATHAVGDGAVRATIDGYAAARRANGARDSRHRIEHIDTIHPSDLDRLAPLGIVASMQPVHPPGSAGLPLEPTTTIMGRDRWPTAFGWRMILDRQVPLAFGTDWPVSPLSPLYAIHCALTRRPWAADMPDQRISLEECLHAYTLGGAHADFADHRRGSLRPGQDADLVLIDGRLEDLADSASAAGIALTVCGGRVTHRAI, from the coding sequence ATGACCGCCGATCTGCTGATCGTGAACGCACGCACCCGCCCGATGTTCGCCGCCGCCGGCACCACCGCCCTGGCGGTGGCCGACGGCCGCATCCTGGCCCTGGGCAGCGACGCCCAGATCCGCGACCTTGCCGGGCCGCGCACCCGGATCATCAATGCGGGGGGGCGCGAACTGATGCCCGGCTTTGTCGAAAGCCATCTGCACCTGTTCATGGGCGGCGCCACGCTGGCGATGCTGAACCTGGGCAGCTGCTTCGGCTTCGATCAGGCGCGGGCGGCCTTTCGACGCTTCATCGACGACAATCCGGGCGACGAGATCCTGTTTGCCTATGCCGTGAACTACACCATCTTCGGCGAGGATCGCCGCCCCGACCGCCATCTGCTGGACGCGATCTGCGCCGACCGGCCCATCGCCCTGCTGGCGACCGACCTGCACTGCGCCTGGGCCAATACCTGCGCGCTGCAACAGGCCGGTATCCTGCAGGGCGGCGATGTGGGGCCAGGATCGGAAATCGTCCTTGGCGCCGACGGCCTGGCCAGCGGCGAATTGCGCGAATTCGCCGCCATGCAGAAGATCAGGGAACTGTCGCGGCTGCGTGGCCGCGACGGGCTGGACTATGCCGGCGGCGGCGCCGTCACCGCGGCCGACCGCGCCCATGACCAGGGGCTGATCGCACGGGCCGGCGATTTCTGCGCCCGCCATGGCATCACCAGCGCGGTGAACATGGACGGGAACGCCTATCAGGCCGGCTTGATGCGCGATCTGGCGCTGGCCGGGCAGATGCCGGTGCGCGTCAGCCTGCCCTTGCGTCTGGTGGCGGCCGACGGGCCCGAGGGGGTGGCCCGCATCGACGATTTCGGCCCCGAGGTGCCGGGCTGGTTGCGCTTTGGCCGCGTCAAGCTGTTCATGGACGGGGTCTATGACACCTGGACGGCGCTGACGGTCAGCGACTATCCCGACCGGCCGGGCTTCCGGTCCGAGCCGCTGATCGCGCCGCCGGTGTTTGATGCCATCTGCATCGAGGCCGACCGCCGCGGGCTGCAACTGGCCACCCATGCGGTGGGCGATGGCGCGGTGCGCGCCACCATAGACGGTTACGCCGCCGCGCGTCGCGCCAACGGTGCCCGCGATTCCCGCCACCGGATCGAACATATCGACACCATCCACCCCAGCGACCTGGACCGGCTGGCACCGCTGGGCATCGTCGCCTCGATGCAGCCGGTGCACCCGCCCGGCTCGGCCGGGCTGCCGCTTGAGCCGACCACCACCATCATGGGCCGCGACCGCTGGCCCACCGCCTTTGGCTGGCGGATGATCCTGGACCGGCAGGTGCCGCTGGCCTTTGGCACCGACTGGCCGGTCTCGCCGCTGTCGCCGCTTTACGCGATCCATTGCGCCTTGACCCGCCGCCCCTGGGCCGCCGACATGCCCGACCAGCGCATCAGCCTGGAGGAATGTCTGCACGCCTATACCCTGGGCGGCGCCCATGCCGATTTCGCCGATCACCGCCGGGGCAGCCTGCGGCCCGGCCAGGATGCCGATCTGGTGCTGATCGACGGCCGGCTCGAGGATCTGGCCGATAGCGCCAGCGCCGCCGGCATCGCGCTGACCGTCTGCGGCGGGCGGGTGACGCATCGGGCGATCTGA
- a CDS encoding extracellular solute-binding protein has protein sequence MKSLVTATALALCLSSAAQAEGKLNLYVWADSVSPALIEKFSREHEVEVHVDGYTSNEDLLTKLQAGSSGYDVVTPSQHFLRIMIDQGLLENYGANQLAAFDNIDPRWRNQWWDEGQDYSIPFAYGTAGFVVNTDVYKGPTDSLRHFFEPEGDLVGKIAMLSQPDEVIGAAQLYLGIPFCTENPDEMKKVLDLLQAQKPAVAVYSGDNIASRLASGEVAAHFWWDGEELRARDGGAPVKMAMTSEGLVGWIDSLAIPKGAANRENAIKFIEFISQPENATEQMNFYAHSSPMMLVADKVVYTREKAPELYPEVPVQFSRTCSPAAQDLVTRVWTQLMQ, from the coding sequence AGGCCGAAGGCAAGCTGAACCTGTATGTCTGGGCCGATTCCGTATCCCCGGCGCTGATCGAGAAATTCTCGCGCGAACATGAAGTCGAGGTCCATGTTGACGGCTACACCTCGAACGAGGATCTGCTGACCAAGCTGCAGGCGGGTTCGTCGGGATATGATGTCGTCACGCCATCGCAGCATTTCCTGCGGATCATGATCGACCAGGGCCTGCTTGAAAACTATGGCGCCAACCAGCTGGCGGCCTTTGACAACATCGACCCGCGCTGGCGCAACCAGTGGTGGGACGAAGGGCAGGACTATTCCATTCCCTTTGCCTATGGCACCGCCGGATTTGTCGTGAACACCGATGTCTACAAGGGCCCGACCGACAGCCTGCGTCACTTCTTCGAGCCCGAGGGCGATCTGGTCGGCAAGATCGCGATGCTGTCGCAGCCCGACGAGGTGATCGGCGCCGCGCAGCTTTATCTGGGCATCCCCTTCTGCACCGAAAACCCGGACGAGATGAAGAAGGTTCTGGACCTTTTGCAGGCGCAGAAACCTGCGGTCGCCGTCTATAGCGGCGACAACATCGCCAGCCGCCTGGCCTCGGGCGAGGTCGCGGCGCATTTCTGGTGGGACGGCGAGGAATTGCGGGCCCGTGATGGGGGAGCCCCGGTCAAGATGGCAATGACCAGCGAAGGTCTGGTCGGCTGGATCGACAGTCTGGCCATCCCCAAAGGGGCGGCCAACCGCGAGAATGCAATCAAGTTCATCGAGTTCATCTCGCAGCCCGAAAACGCCACCGAACAGATGAACTTCTATGCCCACAGCTCGCCGATGATGCTGGTGGCGGACAAGGTTGTCTATACCAGGGAAAAGGCGCCCGAGCTTTACCCCGAGGTGCCGGTGCAGTTCTCGCGCACCTGTTCGCCGGCGGCGCAGGACCTGGTCACCCGGGTCTGGACGCAGCTGATGCAGTAA